TGGGGAAGGCGCGCAGCGCTCCGGATCCGAGCACGGCGGCCGAGGTCTGGGCGCCGTACCCCACATCGCGCTCGCGGTCGCTCTGGCCTCAACCGGCTTGGACTGAAGGACCGCCCGGCCCGGCCGCCGCCGGGCCGGGGCAGGGTGTTACGGGGCGGGGGTGTAGTGGACGACGGTGGTCTCGCACGTCTCCGCGTACACCTTCAGCGCGTCGGCCTCGGCCTGGTCCGCGGACAGGCCCCAGCGCAGCTTCGTCGCCGTCCACTCCCCCACGTACCGGCAGTGCGCGTCCGGGAGTGGCGGCATCCATTCGGCCGGATCCTTGTCAGCCTTCGCACGGTTGGTGCGTGCGGTGACCGCGACCAGGGAGGTGGAGACGTCCTGATCGTTCGCGTACGCCTCCCGGCGCTTCGCGGTCCAGGCGCTTGCGCCGGAGTCCCACGCCTCGGCGAGGGGGGTCAGGTGGTCGATGTCGAGCTTGCCCGGGTCGGTGACCTCGGCTGCGTCGTAGTAGCTGATCCACCGGCCGCCGGTCAGCTTGCAGCCGGCCCCTACCTCGGGCGCTTCGACTGCCTCGTCGAGGAGGACCTCGGCGCGGGTGTTACAGCCGTCTGCAGGGTCGAGCCCGGTGTTCCAGTGCTTGAACTTGTCGCGGGTGTAGCCGGCGCGGGATTCGTCGGCGATCGGCAGCTGGTCGACCGCGTCGGCCAGGGGCAGCACGACCGCGGCCGCGCGAGCGACTGGCGAGCCGGGGGCTGCGGTGGCGCTGGCCGTGGTGGGGACAGCGAGCGGGGCGAGGGCCAGGAGAAGCGCGGTGGACCCGCGCAGCACGTTCTTGATCACGACCCCAGACACTGCCGGACCAGCAGTGCCTGACACGCCGAAACCCCGGGCGCACGTCCGTCATCCGGGTGGTGGATTCACCGGTGAAACGATCAGGCGCGGAAGGCGGATTGACGCCTCGGCTCTTCCCTGTCCACAGGGTGTTCGGCGGAAGCCCTGCTAGTGGGCTACTCCTCGACCGCCGCGGAACGCTCTTCCCATTCCGGCTGCGGAGGCTTGGTGCCCAGGGCGCGGCGTCGCGACGGCTTCGAGGCTTCCGCCGGGTGCGGGCCGAGGACTCCCCGGCCGCGCAGGGCGTCGAGGTCGGGGAAACCGATACCAGGCAACTCGCGGACCAGGTCGGCCTCGGCGGCGCGAATCGGCTTGGCGGGGCCTGAGCCCAGGGAACGGCGTGCGGGTACGGTCACCCGCGCATCCTAGGTGCATTGACCACAAGCGTTGTTGACACATGGTGCGAAGCTCCGCGGCGTGCGATGCATGTGCTTGAGCGCGTAGGGCGGAGTTCGGGTAGGGGTGCCTACTGGTTCTTGTCTGCTGCGGTGCTGGAAGCGTGCACTTAGTCCATGTCGAGGCTGTGCGCCTGGTGGATGAGGTTGTCGAGTGCTACCTCGGGCAGGGCGCCGGCCTGACGGAAGATGGCGATCTGTTCGCGCACGATCATGAGGGTGGGTATCGACGTGATCTCGAATGCCTGCGCCAGTTCTCGCTGTGCCTCGGTGTCGACCTTGGCGAAGACGACGCCCTCGTGCTTGTCCGAGACCTGCTCGAAGACGGGCCCGAACTTGCGGCAAGGTCCGCACCATTCGGCCCAGAAATCGATGATCACGAAGTTGTTTCCGGAGATGACCTCGTTGAAGTTGTCCGCGGTCAGCTCGATGGTGCTCATGGGTGCTACTCCTGCATGTGCTCGGAGGTATCGGGTTGCGCTGGGGCGCTGCGCGGCCGTCGGGCACACCGTGAGGTCGCGGTGTGCCCGACGGCCGTCTGCCGTGCGGGATGCGTCGTGCTCCGTCCGCACGGAGTTCCTGCGAGGTCAGCGAGCGGCGACGTTGTCCGCGACCCCGGTCTCGGGGGCTGCCTTGGCGTCGGGCTCGAGGGGTGTGGTGTTCTTCGGGCCGCGCAGGGCGACGTAGAGGAGCAGGGCGGCCATGACAGCGGCGCCGACCCACATGGATTGTTGCCAGCCGTCGACGAAGGACTGCTGCGCGGCGTGGATCAGATCCTGGGTGTGGCCGCCGGTGGTGGGCGCGACCTCGATGGCGTTGGCGATGCCCTCGCGTGCGGTGTCCGCGGCTTCGTTGGGGATGTCGTCGAGCTTGCCGTCGATGGCGCTGCGGTAGCCATTGGCCAGGAGCGCGCCGAGCATTGCGACGCCCAGGGCGGTGCCGAATTCGCGGGTGACGTCGTTGAGTGCGGAGGCAACACCCTGTTTGGCGCGGGGCAGGGAGCTGGTGATGGCCTCGGTGGACGGCGTCATTGAGAGACCCATGCCGATGCCCATGGCGAGCATGCCGGCCAGGATGGACAGGTAACCGCCGTCGACGGACACGAACAGTGCCATCAGCGCCAGGCCGAGCGTGGCCAGGGCGACGCCGGCGGTCATGGTGGGGCGGGCGCCGATCTTGGCGGCCATCTTCGGGGCCATGCCGGAGGCCATCATCATCATGACGGCCATCGGCATCATCGCCACGGTGGACAGCAGTCCGGACCAGCCGAGTACGGCCTGGAAGAACGGGAAGAGGACGACGGCGATGCCGGCCTGGACGCCGAAGACGACGAGCAGGGTGATGGAGCCGCTGGCCAGGCCGCGCTCGCGGAAGAGGCGCACGTCCAGCAGGGATGCGTCGCGGCGGTGCAGCTCCCAGGCCACGAAGGTGATGACGGCGACGACGCCGACGGCCAGGCTGGCCAGGGTGATGGGGGCGGTCCAGCCGCGCTCGGGGCCTTCCTGCAGGACGAAGATGAGTCCGATCACGGCGATGGTGGAGACCAGGGCGCCGATGGTGTCGAAGGAATGGGTGGAGCGTTCGCGGGAGTTGGGCACCGACTTCACTGTCATCGCCAGCGCGACGACGACCAGGACCACGGGCAGCACGAATAGCCAGCGCCAGTCGGCGACGTCGACCAGCAGGGCGGAGAGGAACATGCCGAGGATGCCGCCGCCTCCGGCGACGCCGGTCCACACGCCGATCGCCTTGCCGCGCTCCTCCTCGGGGAAGGTGGAGGTGATGACGGCGAGCGTGATCGGCATGATCATCGCGGCACTGATGCCGGCGGCCACGCGCGCGGCAATCATGACCCCGGCCGACGGGGCGAATCCCGCGACGACGCTGGCGGCGCCGAAAATGATCAGGCCGGTGATCAGCATGGGCTTACGGCCAAGACGGTCACCGACGGCGCCGAGCGGCAGCAGCAGGGCGGCCAGGGCGAGGGTGTAGATATTGATGATCCACAGGACGGTGTTCTGGGAGGCGCCGAACTCGACGGCCATGTGGGTCTGGGCGACGTTCAGCCCGGATACGGAGGCGATGACGGCCATCAGCGCGATCGATACGGTGATCAGGATCGCGCGCAGCTGACGCGCATCCGGCGTTCCCCCGCCGCCTACCGGCGCGGCCGCCGTCTGATGAGGCTGATTGATACTCATGGTTTCCTTCCCAAAAGGGCATGCGGGATCAGCGCCGGGACAGGGCCGGTCGCTAGGTTGGTGAGATAGGGACGTGCTCACCGCGCGGACTGCTGGATGGCGGTCGCGCGGTTCTTCCGCTGCGGGGCTTACGTGTCAGCCGCTGGTCTTTTGTGCGGCGGCGAGCGCGGCGTCGGTGTCCGCAGCGGCCAGCAGGGCGTTGATGTGGGAGCCGGCCAGGGCTCCGGCCGCGCCGGAAGCGCCAACCTGGGCGGTGAGGTCGGTGACGTTGCCGGCCACCCACACGCCCGGAATCTCGGTGGTGCCGGCCATGGCGGAGGCGAAGCGGCGGCCCATGTTGTCGGGCAGGTCCTCCATCGGCAGCATCAGCCCGTCCAGGCCCTCCGTGCGGGCCTGCATCTGAGTTGCCACGGCCAGAATCCGCCGCGCCACGAAAGTACCGTCGGTCAGGCGGACGCCGGCAAGGGCACCGTCGTCATCGTTGACGACTTCTTTGACCTCGG
The Streptomyces roseofulvus genome window above contains:
- a CDS encoding HNH endonuclease family protein, with amino-acid sequence MIKNVLRGSTALLLALAPLAVPTTASATAAPGSPVARAAAVVLPLADAVDQLPIADESRAGYTRDKFKHWNTGLDPADGCNTRAEVLLDEAVEAPEVGAGCKLTGGRWISYYDAAEVTDPGKLDIDHLTPLAEAWDSGASAWTAKRREAYANDQDVSTSLVAVTARTNRAKADKDPAEWMPPLPDAHCRYVGEWTATKLRWGLSADQAEADALKVYAETCETTVVHYTPAP
- a CDS encoding MFS transporter; protein product: MSINQPHQTAAAPVGGGGTPDARQLRAILITVSIALMAVIASVSGLNVAQTHMAVEFGASQNTVLWIINIYTLALAALLLPLGAVGDRLGRKPMLITGLIIFGAASVVAGFAPSAGVMIAARVAAGISAAMIMPITLAVITSTFPEEERGKAIGVWTGVAGGGGILGMFLSALLVDVADWRWLFVLPVVLVVVALAMTVKSVPNSRERSTHSFDTIGALVSTIAVIGLIFVLQEGPERGWTAPITLASLAVGVVAVITFVAWELHRRDASLLDVRLFRERGLASGSITLLVVFGVQAGIAVVLFPFFQAVLGWSGLLSTVAMMPMAVMMMMASGMAPKMAAKIGARPTMTAGVALATLGLALMALFVSVDGGYLSILAGMLAMGIGMGLSMTPSTEAITSSLPRAKQGVASALNDVTREFGTALGVAMLGALLANGYRSAIDGKLDDIPNEAADTAREGIANAIEVAPTTGGHTQDLIHAAQQSFVDGWQQSMWVGAAVMAALLLYVALRGPKNTTPLEPDAKAAPETGVADNVAAR
- the trxA gene encoding thioredoxin encodes the protein MSTIELTADNFNEVISGNNFVIIDFWAEWCGPCRKFGPVFEQVSDKHEGVVFAKVDTEAQRELAQAFEITSIPTLMIVREQIAIFRQAGALPEVALDNLIHQAHSLDMD